In one Erythrobacteraceae bacterium WH01K genomic region, the following are encoded:
- a CDS encoding response regulator transcription factor, giving the protein MRILIVEDEPTLGQQLKSTLEQNGYAVDLSTDGEDGHFLGSTENYDAVILDLGLPEIDGLTVLGMWRKEGREFPVLVLTARDSWSDKVAGLDAGADDYLAKPFQTEELIARLRALIRRASGNTSSELTAGDVRLDTRSGRVTLKGEPVKLTAQEYKLLSYLMHHKGKVVSRTELIEHIYDQDFDRDSNTIEVFVTRIRKKLGADVITTIRGLGYSLDDPADAPRA; this is encoded by the coding sequence ATGCGTATTTTGATTGTCGAGGACGAACCCACGCTGGGCCAGCAGCTGAAGAGCACGCTGGAGCAGAATGGTTATGCCGTCGATCTTTCCACCGACGGGGAAGACGGGCATTTCCTCGGATCGACCGAGAATTACGATGCCGTAATCCTCGATCTTGGTCTGCCGGAAATCGACGGACTGACCGTGCTGGGGATGTGGCGCAAGGAAGGCCGGGAATTCCCGGTCCTGGTGCTGACGGCGCGCGATAGCTGGTCCGACAAGGTCGCAGGGTTGGACGCAGGTGCGGACGACTATCTGGCGAAACCGTTCCAGACGGAAGAACTGATCGCCCGCCTTCGTGCGCTCATCCGCCGTGCCTCCGGCAATACTTCCAGCGAACTGACGGCCGGCGATGTCCGGCTGGACACGCGCAGCGGCCGCGTCACGCTGAAGGGGGAACCGGTCAAGCTGACGGCGCAGGAATACAAGCTGCTGAGCTACCTGATGCACCACAAGGGGAAGGTCGTCAGCCGCACCGAACTGATCGAGCATATCTACGATCAGGATTTCGACCGCGACTCCAACACGATCGAAGTCTTCGTCACCCGCATTCGCAAGAAGCTGGGTGCGGACGTCATCACCACGATCCGTGGCCTCGGTTACAGCCTCGACGACCCCGCCGACGCGCCCCGGGCCTGA
- a CDS encoding DUF6456 domain-containing protein, translating to MQRELVERELTSEGPVRGSSGRGKRRTVTVNAAESPLAWLHSRGHIDDRLFDAGERLRSDYERAQLGPNVTMRWDPVRMKGGDAGLTATERQIAAKDRFDGALAQAGRGLTDILWRVVCGGESLVVAEKALAWPSRSGKLVLKLALDRVADYYRIT from the coding sequence ATGCAGCGCGAACTGGTCGAACGCGAACTGACGTCCGAAGGCCCCGTCCGCGGGTCGTCCGGCCGTGGCAAACGGCGAACGGTGACGGTGAATGCCGCCGAATCCCCCCTGGCATGGCTTCATTCCCGAGGGCATATCGACGATCGCCTGTTCGATGCGGGCGAGCGGCTTCGAAGCGATTACGAGCGCGCCCAGCTCGGGCCCAATGTCACCATGCGATGGGATCCGGTTCGGATGAAAGGCGGAGACGCCGGTCTGACAGCGACAGAGCGGCAGATCGCGGCCAAGGACCGCTTCGACGGAGCCTTGGCGCAGGCGGGTAGGGGCCTCACGGACATTCTGTGGCGCGTGGTTTGTGGCGGCGAAAGCCTGGTCGTGGCGGAAAAGGCGCTCGCGTGGCCGAGCCGGTCGGGCAAGCTCGTGCTCAAGCTGGCTCTGGACCGGGTGGCCGATTATTACCGCATTACCTGA
- a CDS encoding ATP-binding cassette domain-containing protein, with translation MAQPPILSWEGLGLQQGGRWLLGGPDREDIDLHIGPRDRLALIGRNGAGKTTLFRLIDDRIEADRGQRKVKLGTRIVTLEQDPDVTGYETLMDFALGGDNPPERYEVEAIAGQLGIDMDRQAKGASGGERRRAAIARALAQDPDLLLMDEPTNHLDLSAIEWLEGWLERYRGAFVVISHDRTFLKRLTNATLWLDRGTIRRKDVGFGGYEAWEEQVYAEEARAAEKLDAKLKLEAHWLERGVTARRKRNQGRLEALYKMRATRAAMIDTSGSAKLKLAVEEDFRSKSVIVADKIAKNYDERQVIKPFSLRIQRGDRIGIVGSNGAGKTTLLKMLTGELEPDSGTVDISNKLTGVMIDQQRSLMEPDKTVRDVLAEGGDWIDVQGNRKHVQAHLKDFLFDPGIVDTKVGILSGGEKSRLLLAREFARKSNLLVLDEPTNDLDLETLDLLQEVIADYEGTVLIVSHDRDFLDKTVTLTLGLDGSGSVDIVAGGYEDWERKRQTRTVGKSRAPKETATSSKAAPAQTSTPRPGKLSFKEQRDYDLLPARIEELEAAIARGEKILSDPDLFNTDPQKFANISKGLENARTEKDTAEERWLELAERVEGT, from the coding sequence ATGGCACAACCTCCAATTCTTTCCTGGGAAGGTCTCGGGCTGCAGCAGGGCGGTCGCTGGCTGCTTGGCGGACCGGACCGCGAGGATATCGACCTGCATATCGGGCCGCGCGACCGGTTGGCGCTGATCGGCCGCAATGGTGCAGGCAAGACGACGTTGTTCCGCCTGATCGACGACCGGATCGAAGCCGATCGCGGACAGCGCAAGGTCAAGCTGGGAACGCGGATCGTGACGCTGGAGCAGGATCCGGACGTCACCGGCTACGAAACTCTCATGGATTTCGCGCTGGGCGGGGATAATCCGCCGGAGCGCTACGAGGTCGAAGCGATAGCCGGGCAATTAGGGATCGACATGGACCGCCAGGCGAAGGGGGCCAGCGGCGGCGAACGTCGCCGGGCCGCGATTGCCCGTGCGCTGGCACAGGATCCCGACCTTCTGCTGATGGACGAACCGACCAACCATCTCGATCTCAGCGCGATCGAATGGCTGGAAGGCTGGCTGGAGCGGTATCGCGGCGCATTCGTCGTCATCAGCCATGACCGTACCTTCCTGAAACGGCTGACCAATGCGACATTGTGGCTCGATCGCGGGACGATCCGGCGCAAGGATGTCGGCTTTGGCGGGTACGAGGCGTGGGAAGAACAGGTCTATGCCGAAGAGGCCCGCGCGGCGGAAAAGCTCGACGCCAAGCTGAAGCTGGAAGCCCATTGGCTGGAGCGCGGCGTCACCGCCCGGCGCAAGCGTAACCAGGGCCGGCTGGAAGCGCTCTACAAGATGCGCGCCACACGTGCGGCGATGATCGACACATCCGGTTCGGCCAAGCTGAAACTGGCGGTCGAGGAAGACTTCAGGAGCAAGTCCGTGATCGTCGCGGACAAGATCGCCAAGAACTATGACGAGCGGCAGGTCATCAAGCCGTTTTCCCTGCGCATCCAGCGCGGTGACCGGATCGGGATCGTCGGGTCGAACGGCGCCGGCAAGACGACCCTGCTCAAGATGCTGACGGGCGAGCTGGAGCCGGACAGCGGAACGGTCGACATCAGCAACAAGCTGACGGGCGTCATGATCGACCAGCAGCGCAGCCTGATGGAACCGGACAAGACGGTGCGCGACGTACTGGCCGAAGGAGGGGACTGGATCGACGTACAAGGCAATCGCAAGCACGTGCAGGCGCACCTGAAGGATTTCCTGTTCGATCCGGGCATCGTCGATACCAAGGTCGGCATCCTGTCGGGCGGCGAGAAATCGCGCCTGCTGCTGGCCCGCGAATTCGCCCGCAAGTCCAACCTGCTGGTGCTCGACGAGCCGACCAACGATCTCGACCTCGAAACGCTCGACCTGCTGCAGGAAGTGATTGCGGATTACGAAGGCACCGTCCTTATCGTCAGCCATGATCGCGACTTCCTGGACAAGACGGTCACGCTTACGCTGGGCCTGGACGGTAGCGGATCGGTCGACATCGTTGCCGGCGGATACGAAGACTGGGAACGCAAGCGGCAGACCCGCACCGTGGGCAAGTCGCGAGCGCCGAAAGAAACAGCGACTTCCTCGAAAGCCGCTCCCGCCCAAACTTCGACCCCGCGCCCGGGCAAGTTGAGTTTCAAGGAGCAGCGCGACTACGACCTCCTCCCCGCCCGTATCGAGGAACTGGAGGCGGCCATCGCGCGCGGCGAAAAGATCTTGTCGGACCCCGACCTGTTCAACACCGACCCGCAGAAATTTGCCAATATCTCCAAGGGTCTGGAGAACGCGCGAACCGAAAAGGACACGGCCGAGGAACGCTGGCTGGAACTCGCCGAAAGGGTCGAAGGCACATGA
- a CDS encoding uracil-DNA glycosylase family protein: protein MTLQAEIAACKVCASSLPHGVRPVISFSATARLLIIGQAPGSKVHESGIPWDDRSGDRLREWTGLSKDQMYDPAQVALVPMGFCYPGKASGGDKPPRPECAPLWHERVLAELPEERLTLLVGTYAQAHYLPETRRQTLVERVAAFRDFLPSVMPLPHPAWRSTLFMRDHPWFEAEVLPELRLRIAQVMR from the coding sequence ATGACGCTGCAGGCGGAGATTGCCGCCTGCAAGGTTTGCGCTTCCAGCCTGCCGCATGGCGTTCGGCCCGTCATATCCTTCTCTGCCACCGCGAGGCTACTGATCATCGGGCAGGCCCCGGGATCGAAGGTCCACGAAAGCGGCATTCCGTGGGACGACCGCAGCGGCGACCGTCTCAGGGAATGGACCGGCCTGTCGAAGGACCAGATGTACGACCCCGCCCAGGTCGCCCTGGTCCCGATGGGTTTCTGCTACCCCGGCAAGGCTTCCGGCGGTGACAAGCCGCCTCGTCCGGAATGTGCGCCGCTGTGGCACGAGCGGGTGCTGGCAGAGCTTCCGGAAGAGCGGCTGACATTGCTCGTCGGAACCTATGCCCAGGCGCACTACCTACCCGAAACGCGGCGCCAGACGCTGGTGGAACGCGTTGCAGCGTTCCGCGATTTCCTGCCCTCGGTGATGCCGCTGCCCCACCCTGCGTGGCGAAGCACGCTCTTCATGCGCGACCATCCCTGGTTCGAGGCCGAGGTCCTGCCCGAACTGCGCTTACGGATCGCTCAGGTAATGCGGTAA
- a CDS encoding ATP-binding protein translates to MMLISAGWVAVLLLSGGFALDRTLVNLVERNFDEQLEYVQTALIASSEIGPDGEVLLYRPLGDQRFLEPNSGVYWQISGQGHDDWPSRSLWDRTLDVRSQSPGAEPEFYDSNQFADEPLRMVERSVVLPDSDTEWTFVVASAREELDGQIARIRSILVWSFLVLAIGLMILAGLQSYVGLRPLRRVREAIQRIRTTGTNRVTDPLPYEVQPLVQELNALLAHSERQAEEARTHAGNLAHALKTPLTVLTNAATARAADINETVFRETRTMQRHVDHHLARARAVGRRATGLARTSLSDSAEAVRRAVERLYPGTRFDIDGKRDVGVAIERQDLDEILGNLIENAAKYGGGSVFVTLDAERYDGDPSMCVIWIEDDGMGIPDAERDRIFDRGARLDTGKPGTGLGLAIVRDVAEIYGGTVTLGESEDLGGLLVRLVLPRAGEIAG, encoded by the coding sequence ATGATGCTGATCTCCGCCGGCTGGGTGGCCGTGCTGCTGCTCAGCGGCGGATTTGCCCTCGACCGTACGCTCGTCAACCTGGTGGAGCGTAATTTCGACGAGCAGCTCGAATACGTACAGACGGCCCTTATAGCGTCGTCGGAAATCGGCCCGGACGGCGAGGTCCTGCTGTACAGGCCGCTGGGCGACCAGCGTTTCCTGGAACCCAATAGCGGTGTCTACTGGCAAATCAGCGGGCAGGGGCATGACGACTGGCCCAGCCGGTCGCTATGGGACCGGACCCTGGACGTGCGCAGCCAGAGCCCGGGCGCAGAGCCGGAATTCTACGACAGCAACCAGTTCGCGGACGAACCGCTGCGTATGGTTGAACGTAGCGTCGTCCTGCCCGACAGCGACACGGAATGGACCTTCGTCGTCGCTTCGGCGCGCGAGGAACTGGACGGGCAGATCGCCCGCATCCGGTCCATTCTGGTGTGGAGCTTCCTGGTACTGGCGATCGGCCTGATGATCCTGGCAGGATTGCAGAGCTATGTCGGCCTGCGACCGCTGAGGCGCGTGCGGGAGGCTATCCAGCGGATCCGGACGACGGGCACAAACCGTGTCACTGACCCGCTTCCATACGAGGTGCAGCCGCTGGTGCAGGAATTGAACGCCTTGCTGGCGCATTCCGAACGGCAGGCGGAAGAGGCACGGACCCATGCAGGCAATCTCGCCCACGCCTTGAAAACGCCGCTGACCGTCCTGACGAATGCCGCCACCGCCCGCGCTGCCGACATCAACGAAACCGTGTTCCGCGAGACCCGCACGATGCAGCGCCACGTCGACCACCACCTTGCTCGGGCAAGGGCGGTCGGCAGGCGCGCTACCGGCCTCGCACGAACCTCGCTCAGCGACAGCGCAGAAGCCGTGCGCCGCGCGGTCGAGCGTCTCTATCCGGGCACGCGGTTCGATATCGACGGCAAGCGCGACGTGGGTGTCGCCATCGAGCGGCAGGACCTCGACGAAATCCTAGGCAATCTGATCGAAAACGCAGCCAAATATGGCGGGGGGAGTGTTTTCGTCACTCTCGATGCCGAGAGGTATGATGGCGATCCCTCCATGTGCGTCATCTGGATCGAGGATGACGGAATGGGCATCCCCGATGCGGAGCGTGACCGTATCTTCGACCGCGGGGCCCGCCTTGATACCGGGAAGCCGGGGACGGGCCTTGGCCTCGCCATCGTCCGCGATGTTGCGGAAATTTACGGCGGAACCGTCACGCTGGGCGAAAGCGAAGATCTGGGCGGGCTTCTGGTTCGGCTTGTTTTGCCGCGTGCGGGAGAGATTGCGGGATAG
- a CDS encoding glycosyltransferase: MKRVLSISTLYPNAARPRFGTFVARSLEALQRETQWDVTVINPIGLPPIRFGHYREFRYAARGGMEHGVMVHRPTFPLLPKLGGRINPRLIARSILPLVRKLHAEVPFDMVDAQFFYPDGPAAAHIAKELRLPFSIKARGADIHYWGAKSYANRMMREAADEAAGLLSVCEALAQDMAAIGLPSGKTTIHYTGLDRDLFRPLNHKKLRERLAGKLGVDLQGDAPILATVGALIERKGQALVIEALRDLPGARLLLVGKGEDEAALKALATEGGLADRVHFLGLLDHKMLPLVLSAADVMVLPSASEGLANAWVEALACGTPIVIADAGGAREVVTDPAAGTIVERDAASIASGVRKVLDRPADRQRTAAMADRFDWRVNGRMLGEYFDRLVAEGEGAAGSV; this comes from the coding sequence GTGAAACGTGTCCTCTCGATCTCGACGCTGTATCCCAACGCGGCCCGCCCCCGCTTCGGAACCTTTGTCGCCCGCTCTCTCGAGGCCCTGCAGCGCGAGACACAATGGGATGTGACGGTCATCAACCCGATCGGCCTGCCGCCGATCCGCTTCGGACATTACCGCGAGTTTCGCTATGCTGCCCGCGGCGGGATGGAGCACGGGGTGATGGTTCACAGGCCCACCTTCCCGCTCCTGCCGAAGCTGGGGGGACGGATAAATCCGCGCCTGATCGCGCGCAGCATCCTGCCGCTGGTCCGCAAACTTCATGCGGAGGTGCCGTTCGATATGGTCGATGCGCAGTTCTTCTACCCAGACGGACCGGCCGCTGCACACATCGCGAAGGAGCTGCGACTGCCCTTTTCCATCAAGGCGCGCGGCGCCGATATTCATTACTGGGGCGCGAAATCCTACGCCAATCGGATGATGCGCGAAGCCGCCGATGAAGCTGCCGGGCTGCTGTCGGTTTGCGAGGCTCTGGCGCAGGACATGGCCGCGATCGGCCTCCCGTCAGGGAAGACCACGATCCATTACACGGGCCTCGACCGCGACCTGTTCCGGCCACTCAACCATAAAAAGCTGCGGGAACGGCTGGCGGGCAAGCTTGGCGTGGACCTGCAAGGCGACGCTCCAATTCTGGCAACAGTCGGCGCGCTGATCGAGCGCAAAGGACAGGCGCTCGTCATAGAGGCTCTGAGAGACCTGCCCGGTGCACGGTTGCTGCTGGTTGGCAAAGGCGAGGACGAGGCCGCACTGAAAGCGCTGGCGACGGAAGGCGGTTTGGCCGACCGGGTGCATTTCCTGGGCCTGCTGGACCACAAGATGCTGCCTCTCGTCCTGTCCGCCGCGGACGTGATGGTCTTGCCCTCAGCCAGCGAGGGTCTGGCGAATGCATGGGTCGAGGCGCTGGCGTGCGGCACACCGATCGTGATTGCCGATGCAGGCGGGGCCCGCGAAGTCGTGACCGATCCCGCCGCCGGAACGATTGTCGAGCGCGACGCGGCGTCGATCGCCTCGGGCGTGCGGAAGGTTCTGGACCGTCCCGCAGATCGTCAGAGGACCGCAGCCATGGCGGACCGTTTCGACTGGCGCGTCAATGGGCGCATGTTGGGCGAATATTTCGATCGCCTGGTTGCGGAGGGAGAAGGCGCGGCCGGGAGCGTCTGA
- a CDS encoding helix-turn-helix transcriptional regulator, whose protein sequence is MINRIRTIRKDRGMTLAELAEACDPKTTAQTIGRLETGMRNLSLAWMERIAAALEVDPETLVRSDGNAHPQVVASLTPTGPEALPTPLDAILPADLAGEGQLVVLNVEVACGPYLVGDQVWLRQIDPQDAGMAVNRDVLVPRPGGRFAFGRLIDRQGSMIGLLPPKMGAKQQVVDAPAWIAVCEMLIRRL, encoded by the coding sequence GTGATCAATCGTATCAGGACCATTCGCAAGGACCGCGGCATGACGTTGGCCGAATTGGCAGAAGCCTGCGATCCGAAGACCACGGCGCAAACCATCGGGCGGCTCGAAACGGGGATGCGCAACCTGTCGCTCGCCTGGATGGAGCGGATCGCCGCTGCGCTGGAGGTCGACCCGGAAACGCTCGTCCGGTCCGACGGCAACGCACATCCGCAAGTCGTCGCCTCTCTCACCCCGACCGGTCCGGAGGCACTGCCGACACCGCTCGATGCCATCCTTCCTGCCGATCTGGCGGGCGAAGGGCAGCTCGTCGTTCTGAACGTGGAGGTGGCCTGCGGTCCATATCTCGTGGGCGACCAGGTCTGGCTGAGGCAGATCGACCCGCAGGATGCGGGCATGGCGGTAAACCGTGACGTGCTGGTGCCGCGCCCCGGCGGCCGGTTCGCCTTCGGCCGGTTGATCGACCGTCAGGGTTCCATGATCGGATTGCTCCCGCCGAAAATGGGCGCGAAGCAGCAGGTCGTGGACGCACCGGCGTGGATCGCCGTGTGCGAAATGCTCATCCGCCGTCTGTAG
- a CDS encoding SIMPL domain-containing protein (The SIMPL domain is named for its presence in mouse protein SIMPL (signalling molecule that associates with mouse pelle-like kinase). Bacterial member BP26, from Brucella, was shown to assemble into a channel-like structure, while YggE from E. coli has been associated with resistance to oxidative stress.), producing MIHLRKYAAALAVSSATLAALPAAAAEVQIAATNPVVELSVYEEVEVEPDTVTISAGVVTDAPTAVEAMRRNSEQMARVIEEIEAQGIAERDIQTTGISLNARYDYNQREQRQIFQGYRAANRVSVKFRDVARVGPILDTLVAAGANDLSGPTFSKEDDSEAKAQARSRALETGRAMAMAYARTAGYSGVRILQIAESVQNNGPSPQGDVIIVTASRREGSPVPVRPGVIGTGVNVSITYEMTGGPGA from the coding sequence ATGATACATCTTCGCAAATATGCCGCAGCTCTCGCCGTATCGTCGGCCACCCTGGCCGCGCTGCCCGCCGCTGCTGCCGAGGTCCAGATCGCAGCCACGAACCCCGTGGTCGAACTGAGCGTCTACGAGGAAGTCGAGGTCGAGCCCGACACAGTTACCATCAGTGCCGGGGTGGTCACCGATGCCCCGACTGCGGTCGAAGCGATGCGGCGCAATTCCGAACAGATGGCCCGCGTAATCGAGGAAATCGAGGCACAAGGAATTGCCGAACGCGACATCCAGACGACCGGCATCAGCCTGAATGCGCGGTACGACTACAACCAACGCGAGCAGCGCCAGATATTCCAGGGCTACCGGGCGGCAAACCGGGTGAGCGTCAAATTCCGCGATGTGGCGCGTGTGGGCCCGATCCTCGATACGCTGGTCGCGGCCGGTGCGAATGACCTGTCGGGTCCCACTTTCAGCAAGGAAGACGATAGCGAAGCCAAGGCGCAGGCCCGCAGCCGGGCGCTGGAAACGGGTCGGGCGATGGCTATGGCCTATGCTCGCACGGCCGGATATTCCGGGGTCCGCATCCTGCAGATTGCCGAGAGCGTCCAGAACAATGGACCAAGCCCGCAAGGCGACGTCATCATCGTCACTGCCTCGCGCCGTGAAGGCTCTCCCGTGCCGGTCCGACCGGGCGTGATCGGAACCGGGGTCAACGTGTCGATCACTTACGAGATGACGGGCGGTCCGGGCGCCTGA
- a CDS encoding PepSY domain-containing protein, whose protein sequence is MKTMLISLAAAALAVTGLAGPADAQQRKPQDEARKEMRAGNVLSLREIERRVLPIMRGAEYLGPAYDSTAVAYRLKFIRDGKVTFVDVDARTGRVLRRSR, encoded by the coding sequence ATGAAAACCATGCTGATATCCCTCGCTGCAGCCGCTCTGGCCGTTACCGGCCTTGCTGGTCCCGCCGATGCGCAGCAGCGCAAGCCGCAGGACGAGGCACGCAAGGAAATGCGGGCCGGCAACGTCCTCTCCCTGCGTGAGATCGAACGGCGTGTCCTGCCGATCATGCGCGGGGCGGAATATCTTGGTCCGGCTTACGATTCCACGGCCGTCGCCTATCGGCTGAAATTTATTCGCGATGGCAAGGTGACCTTCGTCGACGTGGATGCGCGCACAGGCCGGGTCCTTCGGCGGTCGCGCTGA
- a CDS encoding chorismate mutase, with protein sequence MTEHDQTADAETPPADQQSEDPVLATYRRSIDNIDAALIHMLAERFRITQAVGAYKAKVALPPADTGREKRQVARLRALAEDAELDPEFSEKFLRFIIDEVIRHHEKAQISSPA encoded by the coding sequence ATGACAGAGCACGACCAAACCGCAGACGCGGAGACGCCGCCCGCAGACCAGCAGTCAGAGGATCCGGTGCTGGCGACCTATCGCCGTTCGATCGACAATATCGACGCCGCGCTCATCCACATGCTGGCCGAACGGTTCCGCATCACGCAGGCTGTCGGGGCGTACAAGGCGAAGGTTGCGCTGCCCCCCGCCGATACCGGCCGCGAGAAGCGTCAGGTCGCACGCCTTCGCGCGCTGGCCGAAGATGCAGAGCTCGATCCCGAATTTTCGGAGAAGTTCCTGCGCTTCATCATCGACGAGGTAATTCGCCATCACGAGAAGGCGCAGATTTCATCTCCGGCTTGA